A window of Thunnus thynnus chromosome 17, fThuThy2.1, whole genome shotgun sequence contains these coding sequences:
- the sgsm3 gene encoding small G protein signaling modulator 3 has protein sequence MSGTYTPAPGGPFSALTPSMWPQDILAKYHQKDLPEQYELQYDEFGFRMDTEDGSEPKSWLGTEGSPQREDPQQRLRWQAHLEFTHNHTVGDLTWELIAPVLPRSERLRSLVLGGIPHSMRPQLWMRLSGALQKKRTSEISYREIIKNSSNDDTTTAKQIEKDLLRTMPTNACFNSLTSVGVPRLRRVLRGLAWLYPDIGYCQGTGMVVSCLLLFLEEEDVLWMMCALIEDLLPPSYFSSTLLGVQTDQRVLRQLIVQYLPALDRLLQEHDIELSLITLHWFLTSFASVVDIRLLLRIWDLLFYQGSLVLFQVTLGMLKIKEEELVSSENSASIFNTLSDLPSQLRDGPAVLGEAMRLAGTLSQETLEAHRHKHLAYILNEQAQLNNGNNTILNSNLNKVVRRQSLRRKSTLSSLLFGEDEAEALKSKNIKQTELVAALREAIARTADHFHCLDPRHSSTDLTPDYSMESHQRDHENFLVVSRNRRRRAKALLDFERHDDDELGFRKNDIITIISQKDEHCWVGELNGLRGWFPAKFVEILDERSKEYSLAGDDSVTEAVTDLARGTLCPALKAIFQHGLKKPSILGGPCHPWLFIEEAASREVERDFNSVYSRLVLCKTYRLDEDGKVLTPEELLYRAVQSVNMSHDTAHAQMDVKFRSLVCVGLNEQVLHLWLEVLCSSMAAVEKWYHPWSFLRSPGWVQIKCELRVLSKFAFSLSQDCELPDKKEENEQRPLKEGVQDMLVKHHLFSWDIDG, from the exons ATGTCAG GTACCTACACACCGGCCCCTGGTGGGCCCTTCTCTGCTCTCACTCCAAGCATGTGGCCCCAGGACATTTTGGCCAAGTACCATCAA AAAGACCTCCCAGAACAGTATGAACTCCAGTATGATGAGTTTGGCTTCAGAATGGACACTGAAG ACGGTTCTGAGCCCAAGTCCTGGCTGGGCACTGAAGGCTCACCCCAGCGTGAAGACCCCCAGCAGAGATTGCGCTGGCAAGCCCACTTGGAGTTCACCCATAACCACACAGTGGGTGACCTGACCTGGGAGCTCATTGCTCCAGTCCTTCCGCGCTCCGAGCGCCTTCGTTCCCTGGTGCTAGGCGGCATACCTCACAGCATGAGGCCACAG CTATGGATGCGTCTGTCTGGAgcactgcagaagaagaggacttCAGAGATCTCTTACAGAGAAATCATAAAGAACAGCTCTAATGATGACACCACTACAGCTAAACAG ATAGAGAAGGACCTGTTACGAACTATGCCAACCAATGCGTGTTTCAATAGCCTGACCAGTGTTGGAGTGCCAAGGTTGAGACGGGTACTGAGAGGCCTGGCCTGGCTTTATCCAGACATTGGGTACTGTCAAGGCACTGGCATG GTGGTTTCCTGTCTGTTGCTCTttctggaggaggaggatgtgcTATGGATGATGTGCGCCCTGATTGAagacctcctccctccatcctacTTCTCATCCACCCTGCTGGGTGTTCAAACAGACCAGAGGGTTCTCCGACAGCTCATTGTTCAGTACCTGCCAGCCCTTGACCGCCTTCTGCAGGAGCATGACATAG AGTTGTCACTGATCACACTGCACTGGTTCCTGACATCATTTGCCAGTGTGGTGGACATCCGTCTGCTCCTTAGGATCTGGGACCTACTTTTCTACCAGGGCTCGTTGGTGCTCTTCCAGGTCACACTGGGCATGCTCAAGATCAAG GAGGAGGAGCTTGTGTCATCAGAGAACTCTGCGTCCATTTTTAACACTCTGTCAGACTTACCAAGCCAGCTGAGAGATGGGCCTGCAGTTCTTGGGGAGGCTATGAGGCTAGCAGGGACACTGTCCCAGGAAACACTAGAAGCCCACCGACACAAGCACCTAGCCTACATCCTAAATGAACAGGCCCAGCTCAACAATGGAAACAACACAATACTCAACTCCAATCTCAACAAG GTGGTGAGGAGACAGTCCCTGCGCAGAAAGTCCACCCTGAGCTCCCTGCTGTTTGGGGAGGATGAGGCCGAGGCTCTAAAGTCCAAGAACATAAAACAGACAGAGCTGGTGGCTGCCCTGCGAGAGGCCATAGCCCGCACTGCAGATCATTTCCATTGTCTGGACCCACGCCATTCCAGTACT GACCTGACTCCTGACTACTCCATGGAAAGCCACCAGCGAGACCATGAAAACTTCCTTGTTGTGTCCCGTAATCGGCGGAGACGGGCAAAGGCATTGCTGGACTTTGAGAGACACGATGACGATGAACTGGGCTTCAGGAAgaatgacatcatcact atCATCTCGCAGAAGGATGAACACTGTTGGGTTGGAGAGCTCAATGGCCTCAGAG GTTGGTTCCCAGCAAAGTTTGTGGAGATTCTAGATGAAAGAAGCAAAGAG TACTCATTAGCAGGCGATGACTCTGTAACGGAGGCAGTGACAGATTTGGCCAGAGGGACTTTGTGCCCGGCCCTGAAGGCCATCTTTCAGCACGGTCTCAAGAAACCGTCTATACTGGGAGGGCCCTGTCACCCCTGGTTATTCATAGAAGAG GCGGCCAGTAGAGAGGTAGAGAGGGACTTCAATTCTGTCTACTCCAGACTGGTGCTGTGTAAAACCTACAg GTTAGATGAAGATGGGAAAGTACTAACACCAGAGGAGCTGCTATACAGA GCAGTGCAGTCAGTCAACATGAGCCACGACACAGCACACGCTCAGATGGATGTCAAGTTTAGGTCTCTTGTCTGCGTCGGCCTCAA TGAGCAGGTGCTGCACCTATGGCTGGAGGTGTTGTGTTCCAGTATGGCCGCTGTAGAGAAATGGTATCATCCGTGGTCCTTTCTTCGCAGTCCTGGATGGGTTCAGATCAAGTGTGAGCTCAG GGTCCTATCAAAGTTTGCCTTCAGTCTCTCCCAAGATTGTGAGCTACCTGACAAGAAAGAG GAGAACGAGCAGAGACCATTGAAAGAGGGAGTACAGGATATGTTGGTGAAACATCATCTCTTCAGCTGGGACATTGATGGCTAG